One window from the genome of Elaeis guineensis isolate ETL-2024a chromosome 5, EG11, whole genome shotgun sequence encodes:
- the LOC140857910 gene encoding auxin-responsive protein SAUR72-like — MGAGGSKLNGFFSIRGSRHKRIRVVAPLTPKGYFPVCVGLGNKYKRFMIHTTMLGDADLLELLCISAEEYGFSNPGVLKIPYDVKRFEEVLRMKNKHQTLRIMIA, encoded by the coding sequence ATGGGAGCAGGAGGGAGTAAGTTGAATGGTTTCTTTAGCATTAGAGGGAGTAGGCATAAAAGAATAAGGGTTGTGGCTCCATTAACCCCCAAGGGTTACTTTCCAGTGTGTGTAGGCCTAGGCAATAAGTACAAGCGGTTTATGATCCACACTACCATGCTTGGagatgcagacttgttagagctcCTCTGCATATCAGCAGAGGAATATGGATTCTCTAATCCAGGTGTGCTGAAAATTCCATATGATGTGAAGCGCTTCGAAGAGGTGTTGCGCATGAAGAACAAGCATCAAACACTAAGGATCATGATAGCCTAA
- the LOC140857909 gene encoding auxin-responsive protein SAUR72-like produces MGAGGSKLNGFFSIRGSRHKRIRVVAPLTPKGYFPVCVGLGNEYKRFMIHATMLGDADLLELLCISAEEYGFSNPGVLKIPYDVKRFEEVMRMKNKHQTLIIMIA; encoded by the coding sequence ATGGGAGCAGGAGGGAGTAAATTGAATGGTTTCTTTAGCATTAGAGGGAGTAGGCATAAAAGAATAAGGGTTGTGGCTCCATTAACCCCCAAGGGTTACTTTCCAGTGTGTGTAGGCCTAGGCAATGAGTACAAGCGGTTTATGATCCACGCTACCATGCTTGGagatgcagacttgttagagctcCTCTGCATATCAGCAGAGGAATATGGATTCTCTAATCCAGGTGTGCTGAAAATTCCATATGATGTGAAGCGCTTCGAAGAGGTGATGCGCATGAAGAACAAGCATCAAACACTAATAATCATGATAGCCTAA